One part of the Prochlorococcus marinus str. MIT 9313 genome encodes these proteins:
- a CDS encoding class I SAM-dependent methyltransferase, translating to MTSPLRTFAYEHRWFYDLVTTISALSVGGVKRLRSLGLTALQDKISKGAPVLDLCCGSGETAAPWIEAGFAVTGLDLSPKALALAAERTPQLQCIEGMAEKPPLNTSQFAAIQISLALHEFSSEERQQVLKACMRLLQPGGWLVLIDLHPAGPCLKLPQQLFCALFETETALTMLQADLPKQLREMGYSTIEQELLAGRALQRITARLP from the coding sequence ATGACCTCACCACTAAGAACCTTTGCCTACGAGCATCGCTGGTTTTATGACCTAGTGACAACCATTTCGGCCCTCAGCGTAGGGGGTGTAAAGCGGTTGAGGTCCTTAGGGCTGACTGCTCTTCAAGACAAGATTTCTAAAGGAGCACCAGTTTTGGATCTTTGCTGTGGGTCTGGCGAAACAGCAGCACCATGGATCGAGGCTGGTTTCGCTGTAACAGGTTTAGATCTTTCACCAAAGGCACTGGCACTAGCAGCTGAACGAACCCCCCAACTGCAATGCATCGAGGGAATGGCAGAAAAACCACCGCTGAACACCAGCCAATTTGCGGCCATCCAAATCAGCCTGGCCTTGCACGAATTCAGCTCAGAAGAACGACAACAAGTGCTCAAAGCCTGCATGCGCCTTTTGCAACCGGGGGGTTGGCTAGTGCTGATAGACCTCCATCCAGCAGGCCCCTGCCTCAAACTGCCCCAACAGTTGTTTTGTGCCCTGTTCGAAACTGAAACCGCTCTCACAATGCTGCAAGCAGACTTGCCCAAGCAACTTCGGGAGATGGGTTACAGCACTATTGAGCAAGAACTATTAGCAGGCCGAGCACTACAACGAATCACAGCCCGCCTTCCATAA
- the frr gene encoding ribosome recycling factor, with the protein MSNQELKDNMHKSVEATQRNFATIRTGRANPSLLDRINVEYYGTETPLKSLATISTPDSQTIAIQPFDNGSMGLIEKAIATSDLGLTPNNDGKIIRINVPPLTEERRKEFCKLAARYAEEGKVALRNIRRDAIDKVKKLEKDAELSKDQSHDEQDGIQKLTDTFITEIEKYLAEKEADILKV; encoded by the coding sequence ATGTCGAACCAGGAACTCAAAGACAACATGCACAAATCAGTGGAGGCCACACAGCGCAACTTCGCCACCATCCGTACTGGACGCGCCAACCCGTCACTACTTGATCGAATCAACGTTGAGTATTACGGCACAGAAACGCCCCTGAAATCTCTAGCAACAATATCCACCCCTGATTCACAGACGATTGCCATACAGCCCTTTGATAATGGATCAATGGGCCTGATTGAAAAAGCCATTGCCACTAGTGATTTGGGCTTGACACCCAACAATGACGGCAAGATCATTCGCATCAATGTGCCGCCGCTAACTGAAGAGCGCCGCAAAGAGTTCTGCAAACTGGCAGCAAGATATGCAGAAGAAGGCAAAGTAGCCCTGCGCAACATCCGTCGCGATGCAATTGATAAAGTGAAAAAGCTAGAAAAAGATGCTGAGCTCTCTAAAGATCAGAGCCATGATGAACAGGATGGGATACAAAAACTCACCGACACATTCATCACTGAAATTGAAAAATACCTCGCCGAAAAAGAAGCCGACATTCTCAAGGTTTGA
- a CDS encoding CPBP family intramembrane glutamic endopeptidase — MSFDPLFSLIRRYTREPLWKVGLAFVSLMFAVLIWFVGLQDSFSRPSVTPTISMQQQEMALLADQAVPAAIRPLLVGEDPTLALQEALGEIPLSQMNDRQRLLLAGLQSSEAERRELLAASVQSPLLIPLEQALLASKQEGGLSLADREALGSLSGDPLLQQVGCFALGGDRDDCVNPRVASSMALRLVLSVVLPAAALLAGTALLLRHLWMLLRKSVAPWPPLQALPLSLTDMVLLIACGFVVLGEVIAPAFVAPLSALMTRGMDSPLSKALTVVIGYGALALPPLLILRQQLRSLQATDRPVDGWLQWRLQPWGSALLKAGRGWLMVMPLVLLTGWLMGLLLGDQGGSNPLLELVLRSKDPLALMLLATTAVILAPLFEELVFRGALLPVLAKSFGPLWGVVTSALVFGVAHLSVGELPPLFVLGLGLGLLRLSSGRLLPCVLMHALWNGVTFINLLLLGG; from the coding sequence TTGAGCTTTGATCCCCTGTTCAGCCTGATCAGGCGATACACCCGTGAGCCGCTTTGGAAAGTCGGACTGGCTTTCGTATCACTGATGTTTGCGGTTTTGATTTGGTTTGTGGGGTTGCAAGACAGCTTCAGCAGGCCGTCAGTGACCCCAACCATCTCCATGCAGCAACAGGAGATGGCTTTGCTTGCTGATCAGGCCGTCCCTGCAGCCATTAGGCCTCTGCTTGTGGGTGAGGATCCAACATTGGCTTTGCAAGAAGCTCTCGGTGAGATCCCTCTCAGTCAGATGAATGACCGCCAGAGGCTGTTGCTCGCCGGACTCCAATCTTCAGAGGCAGAACGTCGTGAGCTCCTGGCTGCTTCAGTGCAGTCACCGTTACTGATCCCTCTAGAGCAGGCGCTACTGGCTAGTAAGCAAGAAGGGGGCTTGTCACTTGCTGATCGTGAGGCGCTTGGCTCATTAAGCGGGGACCCTTTGCTTCAGCAGGTTGGTTGCTTTGCTCTTGGCGGGGATCGCGATGACTGCGTGAATCCCCGTGTCGCATCGAGCATGGCTTTGCGGCTGGTCTTGAGCGTGGTGTTACCGGCGGCGGCTCTACTTGCCGGTACTGCGCTTTTGTTGCGTCATCTTTGGATGTTGTTGCGCAAGTCTGTTGCTCCCTGGCCACCGCTTCAGGCCTTACCACTTTCCTTAACGGACATGGTGCTCCTGATTGCCTGTGGATTTGTGGTCTTGGGTGAGGTGATTGCTCCCGCTTTCGTGGCTCCGCTGAGTGCCTTGATGACGAGGGGGATGGACAGCCCCTTGAGCAAAGCGTTGACAGTGGTGATTGGCTACGGCGCTTTGGCACTACCGCCATTGTTGATTCTGCGTCAGCAGCTGCGCAGTCTGCAGGCAACTGATCGGCCCGTTGATGGATGGTTGCAGTGGCGTCTGCAGCCTTGGGGTTCAGCGTTGCTGAAGGCAGGTCGAGGCTGGTTGATGGTGATGCCGTTGGTTCTCTTGACTGGATGGCTGATGGGATTGCTGTTGGGGGATCAAGGGGGAAGTAACCCCTTATTGGAACTGGTACTGCGCAGCAAGGATCCATTGGCCTTGATGTTGCTAGCCACCACCGCTGTGATTCTGGCGCCTCTCTTTGAGGAGTTGGTTTTTCGTGGTGCGCTTCTGCCTGTATTGGCGAAATCTTTTGGCCCGCTATGGGGTGTGGTAACTAGCGCGTTGGTGTTTGGTGTGGCTCACCTGAGTGTTGGTGAATTACCACCGCTGTTTGTGTTGGGCTTGGGACTCGGTCTATTAAGGCTTAGTTCAGGGCGTCTTTTGCCTTGCGTGCTGATGCATGCCCTCTGGAATGGGGTTACTTTCATCAATCTTTTGCTGCTTGGCGGATAA
- the pyrH gene encoding UMP kinase, whose amino-acid sequence MAYARVLLKLSGEALMGDQSYGIDPAIVQSIAEDVAKVVAKGTQLAIVVGGGNIFRGLKGSAAGMDRATADYVGMLATVMNAITLQDGLERAGVPTRVQTAIEMQEVAEPYIRRRAIRHLEKGRVVVFGGGCGNPFFTTDTTASLRAAEINADVVFKATKVDGVYDRDPKRFPDATRYDSLTFQQVLSGELAVMDSTAIALCKDNNIPIVVFDLFEPGNIGKAVAGEAIGSRISNAT is encoded by the coding sequence ATGGCTTACGCGCGAGTCCTTCTAAAACTCAGCGGCGAAGCGCTGATGGGTGATCAGAGTTATGGCATCGATCCAGCAATTGTTCAATCCATCGCAGAGGATGTAGCCAAAGTGGTGGCCAAGGGCACCCAATTGGCGATCGTGGTGGGCGGTGGCAACATTTTTCGAGGCCTAAAGGGTTCTGCCGCGGGCATGGATCGGGCCACGGCCGACTACGTCGGCATGTTGGCCACAGTGATGAATGCCATCACATTGCAGGACGGCTTAGAGCGAGCGGGGGTACCAACCCGAGTACAAACTGCAATCGAAATGCAAGAGGTGGCGGAGCCTTACATCCGTCGGCGAGCCATTCGTCATCTAGAGAAAGGCCGAGTGGTTGTGTTTGGTGGAGGCTGCGGTAATCCATTCTTCACAACTGACACCACGGCCTCACTTCGGGCTGCGGAAATCAACGCTGATGTGGTGTTCAAAGCCACGAAGGTGGATGGGGTTTATGACCGTGATCCCAAACGCTTCCCTGATGCAACACGCTATGACTCACTCACCTTCCAGCAAGTACTAAGCGGCGAGCTGGCGGTGATGGACAGCACTGCCATTGCCCTATGCAAAGACAACAATATCCCGATCGTTGTATTTGACCTCTTTGAACCTGGCAACATCGGCAAAGCAGTGGCTGGCGAAGCAATCGGCTCCCGTATCAGCAATGCAACCTAA
- a CDS encoding NAD(P)/FAD-dependent oxidoreductase has protein sequence MSTRDVLVIGAGAAGSAAAFHLAAAGQRVTLLEQNAHQTIKPCGGGMAAAVQEWFPFDLQSVVDEVIERVEFSWQLSDPVVADLQDSAPFWIVRREKLDALLTSQAIDAGAELLRPFTVKSLQRQNERWQVTADDGRQLEARAVVLANGSQSAWPEALGLGPKTLHHASTMSVRLEGRGNLKTGSARFEFGLVHHGFAWAFPLAGGVNVGVGTFIGRNAADSDAVLEQLLPNLGFDPQAGKRQEASLRVWNGHQALHGDGVVAVGDAASLCDPFLAEGLRPALMSGCEAARCLNHWLNGDTNNLADYSQTMRQRWGDSMAWGKRIAQVFYRFPKVGYQLGIKRPTAPQRIAQILSGEMGYGDIAQRVIKRLLLQR, from the coding sequence TTGAGCACTCGCGATGTGCTGGTCATCGGAGCAGGCGCCGCTGGATCTGCGGCAGCTTTCCATCTGGCTGCAGCCGGCCAACGCGTCACACTGCTCGAACAGAATGCACACCAAACGATCAAACCCTGTGGCGGAGGCATGGCAGCCGCGGTGCAGGAGTGGTTTCCATTTGATTTGCAATCGGTCGTTGATGAAGTCATTGAAAGGGTTGAGTTCAGCTGGCAGCTCAGTGATCCCGTCGTGGCCGACCTGCAAGATTCCGCCCCGTTTTGGATTGTGCGGCGAGAAAAGCTTGATGCCCTCCTAACAAGCCAGGCGATTGATGCAGGCGCCGAACTGCTCCGGCCCTTTACGGTCAAAAGCTTGCAAAGACAAAACGAACGATGGCAAGTCACAGCCGATGACGGCAGACAACTTGAAGCAAGAGCGGTCGTACTGGCGAATGGCTCCCAGTCAGCTTGGCCTGAAGCCTTGGGCTTGGGACCAAAAACCCTGCATCACGCGAGCACCATGTCTGTACGCCTGGAGGGTCGAGGCAACCTCAAAACTGGTTCAGCCCGATTTGAATTTGGGCTGGTTCATCATGGTTTTGCCTGGGCTTTCCCCTTGGCAGGAGGCGTGAATGTAGGCGTAGGTACGTTCATCGGCCGCAATGCCGCCGATAGTGATGCCGTCTTGGAACAACTGCTACCGAACCTGGGATTTGACCCGCAAGCAGGCAAACGACAAGAAGCATCTTTACGGGTATGGAACGGCCATCAAGCACTGCATGGCGATGGTGTCGTCGCCGTGGGAGATGCGGCATCACTATGCGATCCGTTCCTGGCAGAAGGTCTGCGCCCAGCGTTGATGAGTGGATGTGAAGCAGCCCGCTGCCTGAATCATTGGTTGAACGGTGATACCAACAACCTGGCTGATTACAGCCAAACCATGCGACAACGGTGGGGAGACTCCATGGCCTGGGGCAAGAGGATTGCTCAGGTGTTTTATCGATTCCCCAAGGTGGGATATCAGCTTGGGATCAAAAGGCCAACAGCTCCACAACGGATTGCTCAGATCCTTTCTGGAGAAATGGGGTATGGCGACATTGCCCAGCGTGTGATTAAACGGTTGCTATTGCAACGTTAA
- a CDS encoding site-specific integrase: MELSNELININRALADSGINLRIEQRGQWLNLRGALPCRNGTGLIKTQRISLQLLAEQKGLKEAERIVQLVHYQLQRKQFDWSQWTTKSTRKQPEQIATGLREALVSFEEAFFTDPYRRRSPAGSRSTWTSAYLPYLRRLKALAVNKQSCFDSDLLKDTLASYADGSRSRQQCATALAALARHLEMTLPEDWRAEADGYGLHQARFRQLPSDKQIIEAVERIPNPGWRLAYGLMATYGLRNHEVFFCDLAALAKGEDQVLRVLPNTKTGEHQVWPFHPDWVEHFELEQLANNAQALPPVNVDLRHTTLQQVGRRVSEQFRRYQLPLTPYNLRHAWAVRTIHIGLPDTVAARMMGHSVAIHTRTYHHWITRRDQQQAVDAALARQLSP, encoded by the coding sequence ATGGAGCTGAGCAACGAGCTAATCAACATCAACCGTGCCCTGGCTGACAGCGGCATCAACCTGAGAATTGAACAGCGAGGCCAGTGGCTCAATTTACGCGGCGCACTGCCCTGCCGGAATGGAACTGGATTGATCAAAACTCAACGAATCAGTTTGCAGCTTTTGGCAGAACAAAAAGGATTGAAAGAGGCTGAGCGAATTGTGCAACTTGTGCACTACCAACTGCAACGCAAACAATTCGACTGGTCCCAGTGGACGACCAAATCAACACGGAAACAACCTGAACAGATAGCGACAGGGCTTAGAGAAGCTTTGGTCAGCTTTGAAGAAGCATTCTTTACTGATCCATATCGCCGACGGTCACCGGCCGGTAGCCGCAGCACATGGACGTCCGCTTACCTTCCTTACTTACGACGACTCAAAGCCCTAGCTGTTAACAAGCAGAGCTGTTTTGATTCAGACCTTTTAAAAGACACTCTGGCCAGTTATGCAGATGGCAGCAGAAGCCGACAGCAATGCGCCACGGCCCTAGCTGCATTGGCACGCCACCTGGAAATGACACTGCCGGAAGATTGGCGAGCAGAAGCGGATGGATATGGACTGCATCAGGCGCGCTTTCGTCAACTACCCAGCGACAAGCAGATCATCGAGGCGGTGGAGCGCATCCCCAACCCAGGATGGCGACTTGCCTATGGACTGATGGCCACTTACGGCCTGCGCAATCACGAGGTGTTCTTCTGCGACCTTGCTGCTTTAGCGAAGGGGGAAGATCAGGTGCTGCGGGTCCTACCAAACACAAAAACCGGCGAGCATCAGGTTTGGCCGTTTCATCCAGACTGGGTCGAGCATTTTGAACTTGAACAACTAGCAAACAATGCCCAGGCCCTGCCGCCGGTGAATGTCGATCTGCGTCACACCACACTCCAACAGGTGGGGAGAAGAGTGTCGGAACAATTCCGACGCTATCAACTGCCCCTCACCCCCTACAACCTGCGGCATGCCTGGGCGGTACGCACAATCCACATCGGCCTTCCAGACACAGTTGCAGCAAGAATGATGGGCCATTCAGTGGCTATTCATACCCGCACCTATCACCACTGGATCACCCGACGTGACCAACAACAAGCGGTAGATGCAGCCCTAGCTCGACAGCTCAGCCCATGA
- the cobO gene encoding cob(I)yrinic acid a,c-diamide adenosyltransferase: MTNPPAPHSPSSTELDHSAEVLGIGGHLAPETDQQSYRKRMQRRQDIQRQRVGERDKEKGLILVFTGHGKGKTTAALGLALRTLGHGEHVAVVQFIKGSWQPGEAKALKVFGDALSWHAFGEGFTWTTQDRERDQQLVSKAWQQALIYLHSNTHKLVVLDEVNVAMKLGYLKVEEVLGGITERPPLTHVALTGRGAPKELIERADLVTEMTLVHHPFKEQGVKAQAGIEF; the protein is encoded by the coding sequence ATGACCAACCCGCCAGCTCCGCATTCGCCCTCTTCAACCGAACTCGATCACAGCGCAGAAGTTCTCGGCATAGGCGGGCATTTAGCCCCCGAAACCGACCAACAGAGCTACCGCAAACGCATGCAGCGCCGACAAGACATTCAGCGCCAACGTGTAGGAGAACGAGACAAAGAGAAAGGCCTCATCCTTGTGTTCACAGGACATGGCAAAGGTAAAACCACAGCAGCGCTAGGGCTAGCCTTACGCACCCTTGGCCATGGCGAGCATGTTGCAGTCGTGCAATTCATTAAAGGGAGTTGGCAGCCAGGCGAAGCAAAAGCGTTAAAAGTTTTTGGTGACGCATTGAGCTGGCATGCGTTTGGAGAGGGCTTCACCTGGACAACCCAAGACCGGGAAAGAGATCAGCAATTGGTATCAAAAGCCTGGCAACAGGCTCTGATTTACCTCCACAGCAACACCCACAAACTTGTAGTGCTTGATGAGGTCAATGTGGCGATGAAACTGGGATATCTCAAGGTAGAAGAAGTACTAGGGGGGATCACGGAAAGGCCACCCCTAACCCACGTAGCACTCACTGGCCGAGGCGCACCAAAGGAGCTCATTGAACGTGCAGATCTGGTCACAGAAATGACCTTGGTGCACCACCCCTTCAAGGAGCAAGGCGTCAAAGCACAAGCAGGCATTGAGTTTTGA
- a CDS encoding SDR family oxidoreductase: MATYLITGTNRGIGYEYCRQLHARGDVVVAACRKPSQQLEGLGVRIEAGVEITSDGSIARLKQRLRSLPIDVLIHNAGILESTTLKDFDPESLRRQFEVNAIGPLRVTHALMDHLLPGAKVILMTSRMGSIDDNSSGGSYGYRMSKVALCMAGKSLAIDLKSQGIAVALLHPGLVRTRMTGFTDQGITPEESVDGLLARIDNLNLENSGTFWHANGEILPW, encoded by the coding sequence TTGGCGACCTATCTGATCACAGGAACGAATCGCGGCATTGGCTATGAATATTGTCGTCAGCTTCATGCTCGTGGTGACGTGGTTGTGGCTGCATGCCGTAAGCCTTCGCAGCAATTGGAAGGCTTAGGCGTGCGTATTGAGGCCGGAGTCGAGATCACTTCAGATGGATCGATTGCGCGCTTGAAGCAACGGCTTCGCAGCTTGCCGATCGATGTACTGATCCACAATGCCGGCATTTTGGAAAGCACGACTTTGAAAGATTTTGATCCCGAGAGCCTTCGTCGTCAGTTCGAGGTCAACGCCATTGGGCCATTACGTGTCACACATGCTCTCATGGATCATCTACTTCCTGGCGCAAAAGTCATTTTGATGACTAGCCGAATGGGCTCGATCGATGACAACAGTTCCGGCGGTTCTTATGGCTACAGGATGTCGAAGGTGGCTTTGTGTATGGCAGGAAAGTCATTAGCTATCGACCTTAAATCTCAAGGCATTGCCGTGGCGCTTCTTCATCCAGGGCTTGTGCGTACCCGCATGACAGGATTCACTGATCAAGGCATTACTCCAGAAGAATCGGTTGATGGCTTGTTGGCCCGTATTGACAATCTCAATTTGGAAAACTCAGGCACTTTTTGGCATGCCAATGGGGAGATTCTCCCTTGGTAA
- a CDS encoding transaldolase, producing the protein MATLLEQLSTMTVVVADTGDLDAIRKFTPRDATTNPSLILAAAQIPAYQSLIDEALHSSRQLLGNSAAVEEVVHEALDEICVIFGKEILKIVPGRVSTEVDARLSFNTEATIAKAHKLIGLYNDAGITNDRVLIKIASTWEGIKAAEVLEKDGIHCNLTLLFGFSQAVACAEAGVTLISPFVGRILDWYKASTGRDSYAGPEDPGVISVTKIFNYFKTYDYKTEIMGASFRNLDEIIELAGCDLLTISPKLLDQLGSTEAPLKRKLDAVNPVAAESQIHVDKESFESMMRADRMAFEKLDEGIRGFSKAIETLEAQLAHRLAVLEGGAAFCHVVQEIFMLNDLDGDGCITREEWLGSDAVFDALDHDHDGRLLQEDVRSGLGAALALTTA; encoded by the coding sequence ATGGCCACACTCCTTGAGCAGCTTTCCACCATGACCGTGGTCGTGGCGGATACCGGTGATTTGGACGCGATTAGAAAGTTCACCCCCAGGGATGCCACGACCAACCCTTCATTGATCCTTGCGGCGGCTCAGATTCCTGCTTATCAGAGTTTGATCGATGAGGCTCTTCACTCCTCCCGTCAGTTATTGGGTAACTCTGCAGCTGTGGAGGAGGTGGTCCATGAGGCTCTCGATGAGATTTGTGTAATCTTTGGAAAGGAAATTCTCAAGATTGTTCCTGGCCGTGTTTCCACTGAAGTGGATGCTCGTCTCAGTTTCAATACTGAAGCCACAATCGCTAAGGCTCACAAACTCATTGGCCTATATAACGACGCTGGCATTACTAATGATCGCGTTTTGATCAAGATAGCTTCTACTTGGGAGGGTATAAAAGCGGCTGAGGTTTTGGAGAAGGATGGAATTCATTGCAATTTAACTCTGCTATTTGGCTTTTCTCAGGCTGTCGCTTGTGCAGAAGCAGGAGTCACTTTGATCTCTCCTTTTGTTGGGCGAATCCTTGATTGGTACAAAGCGTCTACTGGTCGGGATTCTTATGCAGGTCCAGAAGACCCTGGTGTGATCTCGGTGACCAAGATCTTTAATTATTTCAAAACCTATGATTACAAGACTGAGATCATGGGTGCGAGTTTCCGCAATCTTGACGAAATCATTGAATTGGCTGGATGTGATTTGTTGACCATCTCACCAAAGCTTTTGGATCAGCTGGGTAGTACAGAGGCTCCGCTGAAGCGTAAGTTGGATGCGGTTAATCCTGTTGCTGCAGAGTCTCAGATCCATGTCGATAAGGAGAGTTTTGAGTCAATGATGAGGGCTGATCGCATGGCTTTTGAGAAGTTGGATGAAGGGATTCGCGGCTTTAGCAAGGCGATTGAAACTCTTGAGGCTCAGCTGGCGCATCGATTAGCTGTTTTGGAGGGAGGAGCGGCCTTCTGCCATGTTGTTCAGGAGATTTTCATGCTCAATGATCTCGATGGTGATGGTTGTATTACTAGAGAAGAATGGCTCGGTAGTGATGCGGTATTTGATGCCTTAGATCATGACCATGATGGCCGACTTCTTCAGGAAGATGTTCGTTCCGGGCTGGGTGCTGCTTTGGCACTAACAACAGCTTGA
- a CDS encoding peptidoglycan D,D-transpeptidase FtsI family protein, with protein sequence MPASKARRSRSSRRRAQDVIALESVPAHRMRWVFSILCVGLIGLVGRMAWLQVLQAPELEARARALQTQRTQPIGTRRSIVDRNGRLVALDEERFRLWAHPRYFNFPGDDPGLIRKPLDVARKLSGVLAIPVAELVQRFGDRPSGVKLAEGLDQDIVNEIRNLGISGLDLEAYPQRLYPQGSLFANVVGFLNLDRVPQAGLEQSRHEDLLRHEQVRSMRRGADGTPLPDDLAPGVFYGDHLSLQLTLDARLQELAGQALVAQVKEWKAKKGVAIVIDVTNGELLALASTPTYDPNKYWKYSPSLFREWSVQDLYEPGSTFKPINLALALQEGVIEPGGMVNDNGSLKIGGWPISNHDRKSHGVIDYAKVLQVSSNVGMVKIMRQLKPSLYWDWLRRLGLDVKPDTDLPGAIAGQLKTKEQFVAQPIEPATAAFGQGLSLTPLKLAQLHALIANGGRLVSPHITRGLRAGEALAPRAAATTGHQLLRPDVTRIVRDWMESVVETGSGEGAKTPGYRIGGKTGTAQKALNGVYLPGAKICSFVAHLPVDNPRYVVVVVVDEPQGGNAYGSTVAVPVAKQIIDALLVLEKIPPSTEQTDSQPAKG encoded by the coding sequence ATGCCTGCCTCAAAGGCTCGTCGCTCACGAAGCTCCAGGAGGCGTGCCCAGGACGTGATTGCGTTGGAATCAGTTCCTGCTCATCGGATGCGATGGGTGTTTTCCATCCTCTGCGTTGGGCTGATTGGACTTGTGGGCCGGATGGCTTGGCTGCAGGTTCTGCAAGCACCGGAACTTGAAGCCCGTGCAAGGGCTTTGCAGACCCAGCGAACCCAACCGATTGGGACACGGCGTTCAATTGTGGACCGCAATGGACGGCTGGTGGCTCTCGATGAGGAACGCTTTCGGCTTTGGGCTCATCCTCGTTATTTTAATTTCCCCGGGGATGATCCCGGTTTGATTCGTAAGCCACTGGATGTTGCTCGCAAGCTCTCCGGGGTGTTGGCGATTCCTGTTGCCGAATTGGTGCAGCGATTTGGCGACCGTCCTTCTGGTGTGAAGCTTGCTGAAGGATTGGATCAAGACATCGTCAATGAAATCCGCAACCTTGGTATCAGTGGTTTAGATCTTGAGGCTTATCCACAGCGGCTCTATCCGCAGGGCTCTCTGTTTGCCAACGTGGTGGGTTTTCTTAATTTGGATCGCGTCCCACAGGCGGGATTGGAGCAAAGTCGCCACGAGGATTTGTTGCGTCATGAACAGGTTCGCAGCATGCGCCGAGGAGCGGATGGCACCCCCCTTCCTGACGACCTGGCTCCGGGAGTGTTTTATGGCGATCATCTAAGCCTGCAGCTCACTTTGGATGCTCGTTTGCAGGAGCTGGCGGGGCAGGCACTTGTGGCCCAGGTCAAAGAGTGGAAGGCAAAGAAGGGAGTGGCCATCGTGATTGATGTCACCAATGGAGAGTTGCTGGCGCTGGCGTCCACACCCACATATGACCCAAACAAGTATTGGAAATATTCGCCCTCTCTCTTTCGCGAGTGGTCCGTTCAGGACCTTTATGAACCTGGTTCTACCTTCAAGCCGATCAACCTTGCCCTTGCTCTTCAGGAAGGTGTGATTGAGCCGGGGGGAATGGTGAATGACAACGGATCACTGAAGATCGGGGGATGGCCAATCTCCAACCATGATCGTAAGAGCCATGGGGTGATCGACTACGCCAAGGTGCTGCAGGTTTCTAGCAACGTCGGCATGGTGAAGATCATGCGTCAGCTCAAACCCTCGCTGTACTGGGATTGGTTGCGACGGCTAGGACTTGATGTCAAGCCCGATACCGATCTGCCGGGGGCTATTGCAGGTCAGTTAAAGACGAAGGAGCAATTCGTGGCTCAGCCAATTGAGCCGGCCACGGCGGCATTTGGACAGGGACTGTCGCTCACGCCACTGAAGCTGGCTCAGTTGCATGCCTTGATTGCCAATGGTGGCCGACTGGTGAGTCCCCATATCACCAGGGGATTGCGGGCGGGAGAAGCGTTGGCTCCACGCGCCGCCGCAACAACTGGACATCAACTACTGCGCCCAGATGTCACCAGGATTGTGCGGGACTGGATGGAATCGGTTGTAGAGACAGGGAGTGGGGAAGGGGCGAAAACACCTGGGTATCGCATTGGTGGCAAGACCGGCACTGCTCAGAAAGCACTGAATGGTGTTTATTTGCCAGGAGCAAAGATTTGCAGTTTTGTTGCCCATCTGCCGGTTGACAATCCTCGCTATGTGGTGGTCGTTGTGGTGGATGAACCCCAGGGAGGCAATGCTTATGGGTCCACGGTGGCGGTGCCTGTGGCGAAGCAGATCATTGATGCTTTGCTGGTGCTTGAAAAAATCCCACCTAGCACTGAGCAGACCGATTCTCAGCCGGCCAAAGGCTAA